One genomic segment of Danio aesculapii chromosome 15, fDanAes4.1, whole genome shotgun sequence includes these proteins:
- the LOC130241836 gene encoding C3a anaphylatoxin chemotactic receptor-like — MENSSFGLKNVTGNSTDKSTVEKGFEIFLICIFSVTSVVGLIGNGLVIFLAGCRMKTTVNSIWFLNLAIADFIFILVSITRVSLILSNQHSAFTEYLFSITTSLNLFVSVWSLAVISLDRCLCTWMAVWALNNRTLCKARIICIIIWVSSIGFIFPFFKVFKITDTILVTYGFIVNFLIPFLIIASSYIAIGVKIKRLKMRKHFRSYRLIITVILTFFICSFPNRVCWMWIVRAKNNNWTLTDQFKMLFGFTLYLVYLNISLNPFLYVFMCDDYKKKLKQSLVLVLETAFAEDHLDIKEMRQTRNDKQAEQTTLELLET, encoded by the exons ATGG AAAACAGCAGTTTTGGGCTTAAAAATGTGACTGGAAACTCAACAGACAAGAGCACTGTGGAGAAGGGATTTGAGATTTTTCTTATCTGCATTTTCTCTGTAACCTCTGTAGTGGGTCTCATTGGAAATGGGCTGGTCATATTTCTGGCCGGCTGCAGAATGAAGACGACAGTCAACTCCATTTGGTTTCTGAATTTGGCGATTGCAGACTTCATCTTCATTTTAGTTTCAATCACAAGAGTTTCCTTAATCTTGAGCAATCAGCACAGTGCCTTCACAGAGTACCTTTTCTCCATCACAACATCTCTAAATCTGTTTGTTAGCGTTTGGTCTCTTGCAGTTATCAGTCTGGATCGATGCCTGTGCACATGGATGGCTGTTTGGGCTCTAAATAACAGAACTCTGTGTAAAGCCAGAATCATCTGCATCATCATCTGGGTTTCATCCATCGGCTTCATTTTCCCTTTCTTCAAAGTTTTTAAGATTACAGATACAATTCTTGTCACATATGGATTTATAGTGAACTTTCTCATCCCCTTCTTGATCATTGCATCTTCATACATCGCTATTGGAGTAAAAATCAAACGcctcaaaatgaggaagcatttCAGGTCATACAGACTCATTATAACTGTAATCTTGACTTTCTTCATCTGTTCATTTCCAAACCGTGTTTGCTGGATGTGGATAGTAagggcaaaaaataataattggacTCTCACTGATCAATTTAAGATGCTATTTGGTTTTACTCTCTACCTGGTTTATCTCAACATCAGTCTAAACCCATTTCTCTACGTGTTCATGTGTGATGATTATAAGAAGAAGCTGAAACAGTCTCTGGTGCTGGTGCTGGAGACGGCGTTTGCTGAAGATCATCTGGACATTAAAGAAATGAGACAGACACGAAATGATAAACAGGCAGAACAAACCACACTTGAATTGCTAGAAACGTAA